In Drosophila mauritiana strain mau12 unplaced genomic scaffold, ASM438214v1 U_130, whole genome shotgun sequence, the genomic window AGTGGTCGTCTGCCAGGTGGCACTTACCTTCACAATAAGGATTGTGTGGGCTGCAGCATCAGCGGGGGTGGAGATTAAGGAAATTATACTGTGTTTAGTACATAAAATACCTcgcattttttaattttctggcattaaattcattaataaatttcaaatgggtaaatttctttggtataattatttcatttaattgtttatagaatcttattggtttatttattggattatgttttagttttctgcagaaaattaattttataactGATTTTTAAGTTTATTAGAGACaggcatttattatttaaaagtaaaatgATATAAAAGCTGTTAAGTAAtcaaaactaataaaaaaaaaatataaaatcaaaaaaactcgtttattacgattattatacatatgatgccttttttttaaatattaaaaattttaatttttcctttACATTTCTTTTTATCAAAGCATTATTTATGGGTCGGGCAAAAAAATTTCGGTTGCAATATACGCGGATAAAGTCAATAAATTATTGAGACACTAagatttcatttttattttaaaacgaAGATTGTTTAAACTTATGGTGTAGCGATCTATAATCCAGAATTTTTTTGaatgattgcaaatttaatacaACTACAATCtaggttttattttattaaatttttattacaaagttaaataatgattttgtATTAATCCTTGGGCTGtatattttctatttgccaCCGCGAACATTGCAATTTACACAGTCGCCATTGATGATAACATCTCCAGGATCGGGTGACAGCGGAACAGCTGTAAAATAAGATGATTGCTTACTTAAGGAATCAACTAATTAATCTACTTAATACACACCATTGGCCAAACCCAGAACACCAAGCACAAAGACAGTGATGACTGCAAATCTCATattgattttcaattaataGATCCGGTTTTATAAGCTGAACACACCGGACAAACGATCAACTTTTTCGTATCCTTGTGTAGAAACATCCTACTTGCCACGGTGGAAAGTGCACCGTATGTAGTCGTCGTTGATGAGCACATTGCCTGGATCGGGCGACAGTGGAACAgctggaaaataataatttattagttaattatttaagtacgcaatttcaattattttagttttactaACCGTTGGCCACAGCCAGCAGACCGAGCACGAAAACAGTGACGACTGAGAAGAATTTCATATTGATTATGGATGAGTTTCTCCGGTTTTGGATACTGAGTGCACTGGTTGATTGGATTCAACTGATGATCTCGACTGGTGTGATCCGGTCTTATATAGTCGAGCGTCGGATTAGAGAGCCACGAATCAGTGATAAGCGATGTATTTGGAAAAACACAAGCATTTAATTGGCAGACTTAAGACGCAGTCTTCAAAGAAGGTAAAATTacgtatttatataaattataagtattttatataaattattgctcaagcaaataaaaatttgctTGAGCTAAACATCAAATTactgattttttaaaaaattaatacagAAATAatctttcttatttttgaagaTAGATAAGAGGTAATGGAAACAATTTACTCAAACTTTCTAAAAAATTATTGTTTACTTagcttatatttaaatattgttataaatatacattaaccgcaatttttcaaatttcaaaaaaatttaaaagataTCTGTAATTTCAGGCAAATCGTTGAAATCATTGGTAAAATCTGCAGTACTAAAGAAATATCatattttaagttttataaaaatatataaatataattaagaaATATAGTAAAAATAGTCGAACAAATTATACATATGCCATGGGGATattcttatatttatacaatCTGAAAGAATTGTCAAGAAAAAACAATATAATGATGAAAGAACATATTAAATTATTGATTGCATGAAAATCTGTATATTTTATCACAAACATGATAAAAATGCGCTAGAAtgtaaaaatcaaaacaatctTCTGCTTTTTGCATACTCTATATTTTACAGATAAGCTTTCGTTTGATTATTACCTAGCAATAAACAAAGTATGAGCTTTGGTGATTGGGTGGCTTTTGGAAAACCCCTGCCAAGAGTTATCTGTAACTTGAACTGGTTTCTGGGGCGAATCCCGCACCTATCCACCCTTGGTTgtgccaaagacactagaataacaagatgcgtaacggccatacaaatttttggcacgcgattttttggccgtggctctagaggtggctccaggctctcttgagtttttgttcgagagagaaagagcggagagcgctacagcaaacagctcttttctacgcatacagtgatagcatacaactgtatgtgtgcacacgtatgctcatgtattgtaaatttgacaaaatatgcccttcaccttagaagttcgttgactttaaatctgtattattttttatcaattggcaccatgcgaaaaattcttgttttgcattgcctcaacgttattattatttaaataaagcttagaaatagtaatagacgaatctatgtacatcacaaaataaatttcgaaaatgactttatattagaatacttgtcattagggtattcagcttgcggcgtgagaaaaattaataaggcaatgattgttgagtgcttgtgtccgcacttcgtgcctgacgatatgacttttgcaacgaactgttttcatatttttatttattttattaatttttattttctactacgtattattattttttatgaaatattattatgaaatattattatttttattatttattaataaaattattatttttattattctatttgttattctagtgtctttggttgtGCCCACACTGCAATCTGGTTTCCATAACAAAGCGAATGGGAATGCTTAAAAGCTCTCAGATTCCCTGTGTCTCGAGCAGATTCGTCTTGCACCCAGATTGAGAATGAAGTGCCTGATTCTGTCCTTTGCAATTGTCGTCGTCCTGGCTTCCCAGGCCAAGGGTAAGAATCAGATGGGACCCTTTCAATGCCACAATTTCgcttattattttattactccGCAGCCGGAAATGTGATTATCGGCGGAGTATGCCAGGATTGCAGTCCTCCGGTGGCGGAAAACGTGGTCGTCGGTGGCCAATCCTACAGGACGGGTAGGCCGGGCCAGGGAACGGTCTATATCAATTCCCCTGGCGCATATCCAGGAGCTCTCGATGGTCCAATCCGGCGAACTGGCGCTGGCGGCGGAGG contains:
- the LOC117149073 gene encoding immune-induced peptide 23, with product MKCLILSFAIVVVLASQAKAGNVIIGGVCQDCSPPVAENVVVGGQSYRTGRPGQGTVYINSPGAYPGALDGPIRRTGAGGGGRGGTRYPDGYSGRLPGGTYLHNKDCVGCSISGGGD
- the LOC117149085 gene encoding immune-induced peptide 1-like, with the translated sequence MRFAVITVFVLGVLGLANAVPLSPDPGDVIINGDCVNCNVRGGK
- the LOC117149082 gene encoding immune-induced peptide 1-like yields the protein MKFFSVVTVFVLGLLAVANAVPLSPDPGNVLINDDYIRCTFHRGK